DNA sequence from the Ramlibacter agri genome:
CCCAGGCGCAGGTGGACCAGGTGGCGACCGAACTGCGCGCGATCCTGTCCGAGCCCGAGATGCGCCAGCGCCTGCTGGCCCGCGGCATGGTGGAGCGCGCCGAAGGCCCTGCGGCGCTGGCGAAGCTCGTGAAGGACGATACTGCGATGTTCACGCCCATCGTGCGTGACAACAACGTGACCATCGAATGAACGAAATCGCACTGCCGAACGTGGTGGTGCTGGACGACTGGGAAAGCGCTCTCACCGAAGGCCCCCGCTGGGCCGCCCTGAAGCAGCGCACGCGCCTCGCGGTGCACCGGGACACGGTGCAGGACGAGGCCTTGTTCGCGCTGGTGCGCGACGCCCAGGCTCTGGTACTCAATCGCGACCGCACTCCGCTGACCGCGGACCTCATCGCCCGCATGCCCGCCCTGGAAACAGTCGTGCACACGGGCCCGCGCAACATGAAACTGGACCGCGCCGCACTCGATGCGCGCGGCATCCCGGTCCAGGGCACCGATGGCGGCCCCGGCCGCGAAAGCACCTGCGAGCAGGCCTGGTCGCTGATCCTGGCCGCGCGCCGCCGCTTGCTGCAGCAGGTGCGTACGGTGGAAGCAGGCGGCTGGCGCCAGCCGGGCCTGGACGCCTTGCCGGCGATGCTGCACGGCAAGCGCCTCGGCCTGCTCGGGCTGGGCAACATCGGCTCCCTGGTCGCGCGCGTCGGCGCTGCCTTCGGCATGGAGTTGGTCACCTGGAGCCCGCACATGACGCCGGAACGCGCGGCAGAAGCCGGCGCGCGCTCGGTGCCGCTGGAAGAACTGATGGCGACTTCCGATGTCGTCACCATCCACCTGGTGGCTTCCGCCAGCACCACCGGCCTCGTCGACGCACGGCTGCTCGCGCTGATGAAGCCGGATGCCGTGCTGGTGAACACCTCGCGCGCTTCGCTGGTGGTGCAGGACGACCTGGTGCAGGCGCTGAAGGCCGGCCGCCCGGGCGTCGCGGCGCTGGACGTCTTCGACGAGGAGCCGCTGCCGCTGCAGCATCCGCTGCGCGGCGTGCCCAATGTGCTGATCACGCCGCACATGGGCTTCCTCGCGCAGGACGCGATGCTGGCCTATTCGGACGGCGTGGCCGGCGTGCTGGAGCAATGGCTGGCGGGGCGCCGCGCATGACGGGGTTGCTGGACGGCCTGCGTCGCATCGTCGGCGAGAGCTATTGCCTCACCGAAGCGGAGGCGATGGAGCGCTATCTGGTCGAGGAGCGCCGCCTTTTCCGCGGGAACGCAATCGCCGTGGCGCGCCCTGCGGACACGCAGCAGGTCGCGCAGGTGGTGGCGCTGTGTGCGCAACTGCGTGTGCCCGTGGTGCCGCAGGGCGGCAACACCGGCGCCTGCGGCGGCGGCGTGCCGCAAGCCGGCGCCGTGGTGCTCGCGACCGAAAGGCTGAACCGCATCCGTGCCATCGACACCGCCAACTTCACGATGACGGTGGAGGCCGGCTGCATCCTGGCCGACCTGCAGCAGGCGGCGCGCGACGCCGGCTGCTTCTTCCCGCTGTCGCTGGGCGGCGAGGGCAGCTGCCGCATCGGCGGCAACCTGTCCACCAATGCCGGCGGCATCAACGTGCTGCGCTACGGCAATGCGCGCGACCTGATGCTGGGCCTGGAAGTCGTGCTGCCCGATGGCCGCATCTGGGACGGGCTGCGCAGCCTGCGCAAGGACAACACCGGCTATGCGTTGCGGCACCTGTTCGTCGGTGCGGAAGGCACGCTGGGCATCATCACGGCCGCTTCGCTGAAGCTGTTCCCCGCGCCGCGAGAACGGCAGACGGCCTTCGTCGCAGTCACCGACCCGCAGGCGGCGCTGGAACTGCTGAACCTCACTCGCGAAATCACCGGCGACGCGGCCAACGCCTTCGAGCTGCTGCCGCGCAACGGCCTGGACATCGGCCTGCGCAACATGGGCGGCCGCGACCCGCTGGGCGAACGTCACGCCTGGTACGTGCTGCTGGAGCTGTCCTCGCCGCGCGCGAGCGGCCTGCGCGCCGCGTTGGAGGAAGTGCTGGAGACGGCGCTGGCCCGCGGGCTGGTGCTCGACGCTGCCATTGCCGACAGCGAGACGCAGCGGCGCGAGCTGTGGCGCCTGCGCGAGGTGACGGCCGGCGGCCACCAGCACCAGGAAGGCGGGCTGATCAAGCACGACATCGCGGTGCCGGTGAGCCAAGTGCCCGAGATGATCCGGCGCGGCACGGCTGCCTGCGAAGCGGCGATCCCCGGCATCCGCGTCATTCCCTTCGGCCACATGGGCGACGGCAACCTGCACTTCAACCTGGTGCAGCCCCTGGGCTGGGAGCCGCAGCGCTTCTTCGCCGAGCGTGAACGCATGAACCGCATCGTGCACGACCTGGTGCACGAGCTCGATGGCAGCATTTCGGCCGAACACGGCATCGGCTTGCTGAAGGTCGACGAGATGGCGCGCTACAAGGCGCCGCTCGAACTGGAACTGATGCAACGCATCAAGGAGGCCCTGGA
Encoded proteins:
- a CDS encoding NAD(P)-dependent oxidoreductase: MNEIALPNVVVLDDWESALTEGPRWAALKQRTRLAVHRDTVQDEALFALVRDAQALVLNRDRTPLTADLIARMPALETVVHTGPRNMKLDRAALDARGIPVQGTDGGPGRESTCEQAWSLILAARRRLLQQVRTVEAGGWRQPGLDALPAMLHGKRLGLLGLGNIGSLVARVGAAFGMELVTWSPHMTPERAAEAGARSVPLEELMATSDVVTIHLVASASTTGLVDARLLALMKPDAVLVNTSRASLVVQDDLVQALKAGRPGVAALDVFDEEPLPLQHPLRGVPNVLITPHMGFLAQDAMLAYSDGVAGVLEQWLAGRRA
- a CDS encoding FAD-binding oxidoreductase produces the protein MTGLLDGLRRIVGESYCLTEAEAMERYLVEERRLFRGNAIAVARPADTQQVAQVVALCAQLRVPVVPQGGNTGACGGGVPQAGAVVLATERLNRIRAIDTANFTMTVEAGCILADLQQAARDAGCFFPLSLGGEGSCRIGGNLSTNAGGINVLRYGNARDLMLGLEVVLPDGRIWDGLRSLRKDNTGYALRHLFVGAEGTLGIITAASLKLFPAPRERQTAFVAVTDPQAALELLNLTREITGDAANAFELLPRNGLDIGLRNMGGRDPLGERHAWYVLLELSSPRASGLRAALEEVLETALARGLVLDAAIADSETQRRELWRLREVTAGGHQHQEGGLIKHDIAVPVSQVPEMIRRGTAACEAAIPGIRVIPFGHMGDGNLHFNLVQPLGWEPQRFFAERERMNRIVHDLVHELDGSISAEHGIGLLKVDEMARYKAPLELELMQRIKEALDPLGLMNPGKVLPPPAQQR